One Eurosta solidaginis isolate ZX-2024a chromosome 1, ASM4086904v1, whole genome shotgun sequence genomic window, CTCCCGAAggtattggggagtgttatcgatgttgacggtccttttcCGGGTACAGGTCCGGTGCGCtccggtagcaagcaccattaGGAGACCACATGACACCTCCTACGACATCCTGCACTCCCATCCCCTATATGCATGCGGAGCTTGGGGTCgcaagagcctcgcctgctaaagaaacagaacaggattcgtcacgggttgGTGAGgctaacaattgggttggagaactaTAAATTACCTTTGCAACCCCTTGAAAGAACTGCGCTTCACAACCGCTTGAATTagttttgtattttagtcgcctcttacgacaggtatacttgccgcgggtatattttaagcccactaacccgctgggaaACTCGTGTCTCCCAGGTTAGTCTATTTTCCTCTTCTGCAAGGGTTGGACAGTGTATGTttataacggggttcaccggacgCGACCTAGCATACCTTACCAAGTCAGTGTGGAGTATGCTTAGGGCCTTCTTATGCTGATTTGCAACAAACGGCTGAGCTGGTAAGTGCCGAATCTTATCGGTACTGGCCCCCaccgagttgttgttgttgttgttgtagcaatgctcgccccacctaatagccgcgaccgatcacaaattgtcatcaatatcctctaacgggagtccaaggaaacttgccgtttcaacaggggtggaccataaggaaaggggtgttagaggcgttggttccacattacaattgaagagatggttggtgtcatgtggggacacattgcaagcggggcatacattttgcatgtcctgttacagtatccagaacgaagttgagcaagagtgacacgcgtttccctggggagtatgcgttcctcttccgcaagttttggataattttcgttaagcactggattcaccgggcaattcccggcataaaggtccgacgcctgtttatggagttcaccaaggacctgcttgtgttttttcacttcatacggctgggttctcaggtgccgtatttcctcaaaatgcttacagagatgactccttaagcccctaggcggtgctggttcatcaatcagatgtcttttgggatgcccaggtttctgggtattcaacaggaactgtttggtcagcatctcatttctctccctgatggggagtattctcgcctcattatgcagatggtgttctggggacataagaagacagcccgtgacgattctgagagcagtattttggcaggcctgtagtttcttccagtgggtgatttttaggcttggcgaccatatgggtgacgcgtagcacgtaatcggctggctaattgctttgtatgtagtcatgagcgtttctttatcttttccccaagtactgccagcgagggatttgaggattttgttacggctctgaattctcggaacaattgcggctgcatgctcaccaaaatgtagatcctgatcaaacgtcacacccaagattttggggtgtaggacagtcggtagcgtagtgccatcgacatggatgttcaaaatagacgacatttgggacgtccatgttgtaaataaggtcgcggaagatttagtcggtgataatgccatgtTTCGCGAGGCCCCCACCGAGTCGCTAGAAGCTGTTGAACCCGTTGAAGTTAGCTGCCTTCCTACGGTTTGGGGAGAACCGACCCGTAGTTTCCATCGCGGTCAGTCCCCCGGTTGTACCTGAAATTGCGGCTGCCtcttcccttggctcggagtggccagatCGTgagacccctgtcacagccgcgGGAAGACAGGTCGCCGTGCCCGCGCTTGGTCCGCGTTCAGCATCGGCAGGTGCGGTGgcgttcgccgttgccagcgcaactccaCCCGCAGCCGTACTGGTGCCAACCCCAACCAAGCCGCTATTTCCTCTTTTTGAGGCCCCCTTAACCCCTGTTGCATTCGCGCCCTAAGGGCCCCGCACCGCGCCAAGGTTCCTACCCGTCGCGAGGGGGCCGTTTGTTACATCTACCAaatttttggacgcatattagcagtcgacccttgtTCTACCCAACAATTTTTCCCCGCCATCGGGTTATTGATACTGAGCTCGACCGCTGGTCTAGACTTCTACTATTATTTAGAGCAGTGGTAGTGAAAGTAATCACTCAACAGTCAACAGTCGTGTTCGCTGAAAGCGtcaaattaaaatacatattcTTCACTCGTAGAAACAAACAATGGTTTAAACACAGTCTTAGCTCAGCTGATTACCATATGTTAAGTATCCATTGAAATCTTCACGTGCGGTTTTTCGTAAaccaaatatttgtttaattaatattaaataattcgGGTTTCCTGAAGAAAAACAATGAAGGGGAAAGCAACCGTAGGAAGTGTGTTTAAGCGAACGCGAACCACACCGATGCCCACCATACGTAAGAGTTTGTGATCATTTTATTCGGGATATGAAATGTAATACCTTTCTTTACATATCATGCGCTTTAGTTAAATTTCAAAATGGAAAATTGGCTGCTGTTAGCAAGGATGCTACACAATTTTGTCATCTCTTGCGGAAACGAGAAGGTAAATCGTCCGCAAAGGTGGCTATGGTGACTGCTAACGATCAAATCTATCTGGGTGAGTTGGATCGGGGAGAAGGGGATGCACTTACAGATATGTACATTTGTGTGCGCAATAAATTATCAGACAAGGTATATAAATTtaatacttttcaatttttttcgcaATATTTTAACCAACATTACCattcacataaataggtacgcaTAATACCCATTGAACAAGCTACCCTCACCAATCATATCTACAAAACTATCGAACAAAAACCATTACCCCAATTGACTGCGGAGCACACCAAAGCAGTATTGATGAAAAAATTTGGTGGGCGCAAAGCGGCGCGTTTTGCAGCTAATCAAGAGAGTAACAAAGTTCATATCGATGtattaaaaaatgatttggaaaaTACAATAGCCGAAAGCGAATTACATGGCGATGATGAAGAAATCTCCAATAAGGAGCATAATTATAACCTTTTACGTCCTAAATTCAATAAGGATGCTAAGAAGATAGATGAAATATATGATGTATACGATGTCGTACCGGCAGAGCTGCTGGAGAGGCTGGATGAAGAATCGAAAGTTGTATATTCTACACCCATTAACAAGTTGCCGtaagttaatttaattttaaaagaaaatcttATAATAATTTTACACCTAGTTTTTATACCCGGCTGGGCTTGGCATAGTCTTCAATATATCATAATAAATGTGCGCTTTGTCAATTAGGTAAAAAAGATCGGTTGGTCAATATCCATACCGTATTCCTATTTgcaaaattaaagtaaatttgaAATCTCATAGTAACACTTAAGATGATAATCGCATAAATGTGATATGAAGTACTCTCATATTCTTTAAATTCATTCATACTTACAACTCTTTAACGATTGGGTCAAAGCTCCCTGCTCTTCGATTGGATGGCCTCCTCAACAAGTTATATATTTTATAATGATAATAAACAAATTCTATCTAGTTCGAAAAATCAATTTTCAACTGACGTAAAAATATTACCCTTCAATTGCTTCCTGAATTGAGCTTTTAATTGTTTTGCGGTTCTAACGCactcaaatttagtaaaatggtAGTATGTgcttaacaaatattttaaatctaAAATTAATTGTTTAATCTTTTGGAATTTTCTGTAATTGTCTTGAAATGAaaagctgggtatataatgtttaaACCATACcgaatttaaatttcattttcctGTATCGTGTTTTTCTTAATAGTTTACAATCTGAGTACTTATGCAGCTGTATTAAAAGCATACAAGATTGCACGCCAACTCCAGAGGGCTTCTTACATATAAAACTAATCATTTATATGGATTCTTTGATGAATTTGCTTAAATCGCACCAACGTTCATTGAAAACCATGGAACTATCGGGTATTACAGAGAAGGTAGAAACTGATATACGTACACGTTTCTCTGATCCAAATTCATCCAAACCTTTGTAAgtatattttaaattataatcATATCCCCAGCTGAGTCGATGATGAACCATTTTCAAAATTGAGCTGAAAAGGGCTTTTACGAGTACTTTATAGAAGAGCCTCATATCTCATTTGAACACAATTTTGATAACATACATATCCCCAGATAAGGTTATCTTCTGCTCAGCCTGCGATATCCCCGCTTAAACATTAGATAGATAttagattattttcaattttatgttTTAATTGTTTTTCAGCTCTCGTACTTCTTACAGCTCAGAGAAGGCTTTATGCTATTTCATAGTACTTGCTTTTCTAATAAGTGAAAATTTTACTGTGGATGCGAACTTGTTATCCCAAGAATTGTGTGTctcaaagaaaaaattattaaaattggcACATATCGCTAGTGCACATGCAGCACCGAATTCAAATTTTTTGACATTACGGTTACCCAGTAAAATGACTGCCTTGTCGTCGGGCTTCTCCAGAAAGTCAAAGAAATAATTTTACATATTATTGTGAATAGTGTACACAACTTTGGTCTGTCCTTATGCTCTTTtgcaaataaatttcaattaaaaagaattaATAATGGTCATTGGTTCAAGcaatatgtttttgttgttttcgttgGTTGTGATGATTGAACTTGTTGGTCAGGCTCACTTCGAAGGGTTCGAAAAAGATACAAAGCAAACTCATCCTTTAAACAAACCTAGATATTGTTATGGAAGTTcacagaaaatacaaaaataactatgCAAACATGGTAAAGATAAACAGccttgtcgttgttgttgtagcagtggaaTGGTGTTACACTGAACACGATAAAGAGCCTTAGCACATAGATGTCGGACGTTATCTTTTTGGAAACAAACACAAGGCCTTGCCTTCTTGTTCGGAACACGGAATAACAGATTTTCTTTAAAAGCTTTTGTAGCAGCTGCGATAAAGAGAGTTGCGCTTATTCAGCCATCTATGTTAATTTTCAGAAGTTACACCGATCAGTTACAAAAGCAGAAACAAATACAAATTGCAGAACCAATTGGTTTGCATACTGGAAATTcagtgctactttgaactgagtaggcaatttGAAAGTTCTTtatcggcaaacaaaaatcaagctctgttgttttgttgttgtagcagtgcttcgctacatccaatagGTGCGTCAGATCACGAATtgtcacccccagcgggttagggggttagaatcagtgaactgcaaaaatcacaattttcttgatttaatcaaacactaaaacgCATTCAAtttcaatcatgcgaataaactcatattgaaaagctcataattgaataaactcagcatctgtctttacaagactctgttagcatgattgcgatcgaatgaccaacaggttttgcgtacgattgtattgatcaaacgaaggcaagcggagaataaaatcaaagcacgagaattaggcaaacaaacagaatcgtaaTTGGTTTATTGCTTTGCTTGTAAGCATTTTACTTTGCttgaatttgttttaattttttgtatgttttactTTTATTTTGCGGCATATGTTAAATATGTATTAAACTTTAAACTAATAactaaatgtttaaaaaaaaataaataaataaaaaaaaataaatgtataatCAAAAAGTCaataaatagttaaaaaaaaaaacacaaaattggaaagaagaaaaatttacatttaaaaaaaaaaatatataactgttatatattaaagtaaaaatgtatactaagatataaaattttcaggaaaaaaaagaagagtggaaaaaaagaaaaaaatttatttaaaaaaaaattaataaataacaagtaaggaaggctaagttcgggtgtaaccggacattacatactcagttgagagctgtggagacaaagtaagggaaaatcaccatgttgtaaaaagaatctagggtaaccctggaatgtgtttgtatgacatgtgtatcaaatggaaggtattaaagagtattttaagaggaattgggccatagttctatagatggacgccatttagggatatcgccataaaggtgggccaggcttgactctagaatttgtttgtacgataaaggtattaatgagtatttttaaagggcgtgggcctaagttctatagatggacaccgtttcgagatatcgccataaagatggatcaggggtgactctagaatttgtttgtacaatatgagtatcaaaagaaaggtgttaatgagtattttaagagggcgtaggccttagttcgatatgtggacgccttttcgagatatcgccataaaggtggaccaggggtgactctagaatttgtttgtacgatatgggtatcaaatgaaaggtgttaatgagtattttaaaaaggtgtgggccttagttctatatgtggacgccttttcgagatatcgccataaacgtggaccaggggtgactctagaatttgtttgcacgatatgggtatcaaatgaaaggtgttaatgagtattttaaaagggcgtgggccttagttctataggtggacgccttttcgaaatatcgtcataaaggtggaccaggggtgactctagaattggttgtacgatatgggtatcaaatgaaaggtgttaatgagtatttcaaaaaggtgtgggctttagttctctatgtggacgccttttcgagatatcgccataaacgtggaccaggggtgaatctagaatttgtttgtacgatatgggtatcaaatgaaaggtgttaatgagtattttaaaagggcgtgggccttagttctataggtggacgccttttcgaaatatcaccataaaggtggaccaggggtgcctctagaatttgtttgtacgatatgggtatcaaatgaaaggtgttaatgagtattttaaaaaggtttgggccttagttctata contains:
- the Polr1E gene encoding uncharacterized protein Polr1E; protein product: MKGKATVGSVFKRTRTTPMPTILKFQNGKLAAVSKDATQFCHLLRKREGKSSAKVAMVTANDQIYLGELDRGEGDALTDMYICVRNKLSDKVRIIPIEQATLTNHIYKTIEQKPLPQLTAEHTKAVLMKKFGGRKAARFAANQESNKVHIDVLKNDLENTIAESELHGDDEEISNKEHNYNLLRPKFNKDAKKIDEIYDVYDVVPAELLERLDEESKVVYSTPINKLPLQSEYLCSCIKSIQDCTPTPEGFLHIKLIIYMDSLMNLLKSHQRSLKTMELSGITEKVETDIRTRFSDPNSSKPFSRTSYSSEKALCYFIVLAFLISENFTVDANLLSQELCVSKKKLLKLAHIASAHAAPNSNFLTLRLPSKMTALSSGFSRKSKK